Proteins from one Nyctibius grandis isolate bNycGra1 chromosome 2, bNycGra1.pri, whole genome shotgun sequence genomic window:
- the LPAR6 gene encoding lysophosphatidic acid receptor 6, whose protein sequence is MVSSNCSTEDSFKYTLYGCIFSMVFVLGLIANCVAIYIFTCTLKVRNETTTYMLNLAISDLLFVFTLPFRIYYFVARNWPFGDILCKTSVTLFYTNMYGSILFLTCISVDRFLAIVHPFRSKTLRTKRNAKIVCAAVWITVLAGSTPASFFQSTNRRNNTEQRTCFENFSEDTWKTYLSRIVIFIEIVGFFIPLILNVTCSTMVLRTLNKPLTLNRNKLSKKKVLKMIFVHLVIFCFCFVPYNITLILYSLMRTQTWINCSVVTAVRTMYPVTLCIAVSNCCFDPIVYYFTSDTIQNSIKKKQSTRPRDIRFSERPVSENFIQHSLQTIKMKIFDNDSTI, encoded by the coding sequence ATGGTAAGCTCTAATTGTTCCACTGAGGACTCCTTTAAATATACTTTATATGGCTGTATCTTTAGTATGGTGTTTGTTCTTGGCCTCATAGCAAACTGCGTTGCTATCTACATTTTTACTTGTACGCTAAAAGTGCGAAACGAGACTACAACTTACATGCTTAACTTAGCAATATCGGatctgctttttgtgtttaCATTACCCTTCAGGATTTATTACTTCGTAGCGAGAAACTGGCCATTTGGAGACATTCTTTGCAAGACTTCTGTCACCCTCttttatacaaatatgtacgggagcattttatttctgacttGCATAAGCGTAGATCGCTTTTTAGCTATAGTACACCCCTTTCGATCTAAGACTCTCCGAACCAAAAGGAATGCAAAAATTGTCTGTGCTGCAGTATGGATAACTGTGCTAGCAGGCAGCACACCGGCAAGCTTTTTCCAGTCTACAAACCGCCGTAATAATACTGAACAAAGAACGTGCTTTGAAAACTTTTCAGAGGACACATGGAAAACCTACCTATCCCGGATTGTTATCTTCATTGAAatagttgggttttttattcCACTCATCTTGAACGTGACCTGCTCTACTATGGTCTTACGGACTTTGAATAAACCGCTTACCTTAAATCGGAATAAATTAAGCAAGAAAAAGGTACTCAAAATGATTTTTGTCCATTTGGTGatattctgcttctgctttgtgcCTTATAACATTACCTTAATACTTTACTCCCTTATGAGAACACAGACCTGGATTAATTGTTCAGTGGTAACTGCAGTCAGGACTATGTATCCCGTCACTCTCTGCATCGCTGTTTCAAACTGCTGTTTTGACCCTATAGTCTATTACTTTACATCGGATACAATTCAAAATTcgataaaaaagaaacagtccaCTAGACCACGGGACATCAGATTCTCCGAAAGGCCAGTTTCGGAAAACTTCATTCAACACAGCCTTCAgaccataaaaatgaaaatattcgACAATGACTCTACAATATAA